A window of the Bacteroides thetaiotaomicron VPI-5482 genome harbors these coding sequences:
- a CDS encoding TonB-dependent receptor, giving the protein MSGQQHSSDNKNWAEKGIVIREVEILGKRPMKDIGVQQTRFDSLVLKENIALSMADILTFNSSIFVKSYGRATLSTVSFRGTSASHTQVTWNGMRINNPMLGMTDFSMIPSYFIDDASLLHGTSSVNMAGGGLGGLVKLSTVPAHQEGFGMQYVQGIGSFSTFDEFLQLKYGDKHWQISTRAVYQSSPNDYKYRNHDKKENIYDDKYNIIEQYYPIERNRSGAYKDLHILQEVYYNTGKGDRFGLNAWYTDSNRELALLTTDQGDLMDFENRQREHTLRSVLSWDHTRENWKVSARGGYVHTWLAYDYKRDLGNGIMATMTRSRSKVNTFYGQLDGEYFFSDKLLLTAGVSAHQHLVNSLDKDLNKDDNKNDKYGQGRKNDSIVYFDKGRIELSGNVSLKWQPVNRLGMSLVLRGEMFGTKWAPVIPAFFVDYVLSKRGNIMAKASITRNYRFPTLNDLYFLPGGNPALNNESGFTYETGLSFSVDKDNVYTLSGSASWFDQHINDWIIWLPTSKGFYSPVNLKKVHAYGVEVQADYAVAIDKAWKLGLNGTFAWTPSINEGEPTSKADQSVGKQLPYIPEYSATLSGRLTYRSWGLLYKWCYYSERYTMTSNAVSYTGHLPPYLMSNVTLEKGFSLRWADLSLKGTVNNLFDEEYLSVLSRPMPGINFEFFIGITPKWGKKKK; this is encoded by the coding sequence ATGAGTGGACAACAACACAGCAGCGACAATAAGAATTGGGCGGAAAAGGGAATTGTCATTCGTGAAGTGGAAATTTTAGGAAAGCGCCCGATGAAAGATATAGGCGTACAGCAGACCAGATTTGATTCACTTGTGCTTAAGGAGAATATAGCCTTGTCAATGGCGGATATACTCACTTTCAATTCTTCTATTTTTGTAAAAAGCTACGGACGTGCCACGCTTTCTACTGTATCATTTCGGGGAACGTCTGCTTCGCATACACAGGTAACATGGAACGGTATGCGTATCAACAATCCAATGTTGGGGATGACTGACTTTTCGATGATTCCATCTTATTTTATAGATGACGCTTCTTTGCTGCATGGCACTTCATCGGTGAATATGGCTGGTGGTGGTTTGGGAGGATTGGTGAAATTATCTACAGTGCCTGCTCATCAAGAAGGCTTCGGAATGCAATATGTTCAAGGTATCGGTTCATTTAGTACCTTCGATGAGTTTCTGCAATTGAAGTATGGAGATAAACATTGGCAGATCTCGACGCGGGCGGTCTATCAGTCGTCGCCCAATGATTATAAATATCGTAATCATGATAAGAAAGAGAATATTTATGATGATAAATATAATATAATCGAACAGTATTATCCCATAGAACGTAATCGTAGTGGTGCATACAAAGATCTGCACATTTTACAGGAGGTATATTACAATACGGGTAAAGGTGATCGCTTCGGACTGAATGCGTGGTATACTGATTCTAACCGTGAACTGGCATTACTGACGACCGATCAGGGTGATCTTATGGATTTCGAGAACCGACAACGGGAACATACACTGCGAAGTGTTTTATCATGGGATCATACGCGTGAAAACTGGAAAGTATCGGCAAGGGGAGGTTATGTGCATACATGGTTGGCGTACGACTATAAGCGGGATTTGGGAAATGGTATAATGGCTACAATGACCCGTTCACGTAGTAAAGTCAATACTTTCTACGGGCAGTTGGATGGAGAGTATTTTTTCTCAGATAAACTCCTTTTGACGGCGGGTGTGTCGGCTCATCAGCATTTGGTGAATAGTTTGGATAAAGATCTGAATAAAGATGATAATAAGAACGATAAGTATGGTCAGGGAAGGAAGAATGATTCTATTGTTTATTTTGATAAAGGACGTATTGAGTTGTCGGGTAATGTCTCATTGAAATGGCAGCCGGTCAATCGGTTGGGTATGTCATTGGTCCTGCGGGGAGAGATGTTCGGGACTAAATGGGCACCGGTTATTCCTGCCTTTTTTGTAGATTATGTTCTTTCTAAAAGAGGCAATATAATGGCAAAGGCTTCTATTACCCGTAATTATCGTTTTCCGACATTGAATGACCTTTATTTTTTGCCGGGTGGCAATCCGGCATTGAATAATGAAAGTGGATTTACTTACGAAACGGGGCTGTCCTTTTCTGTGGATAAGGATAATGTTTATACATTATCCGGTTCGGCTTCCTGGTTCGATCAACATATAAACGACTGGATTATTTGGCTACCTACGTCGAAGGGATTTTATTCCCCCGTTAATCTTAAAAAAGTACACGCCTATGGCGTGGAAGTACAGGCTGATTATGCAGTTGCAATTGATAAAGCATGGAAGCTTGGATTAAATGGAACATTTGCGTGGACTCCTTCTATTAATGAAGGTGAACCTACGAGCAAGGCTGACCAGTCAGTAGGGAAGCAGTTACCATACATACCCGAATATTCAGCTACGTTATCAGGCAGGCTGACATATCGCAGTTGGGGGCTTCTTTATAAATGGTGTTACTATAGCGAACGTTATACAATGACGAGTAATGCTGTATCCTATACGGGACATCTTCCACCCTATCTCATGAGCAACGTGACCCTTGAAAAAGGATTCTCACTCCGTTGGGCAGATTTATCCTTAAAAGGGACAGTCAATAATCTCTTTGACGAAGAGTATCTTTCGGTATTATCCCGTCCGATGCCGGGAATTAACTTCGAGTTCTTTATCGGTATAACTCCCAAGTGGGGCAAGAAGAAAAAATAG
- a CDS encoding GntR family transcriptional regulator: MKSNKSKYKLVVDYVIDGINEGRLKKGAWIPSLNEFREMYGLSRDTVFSGIRELKSRGIIKSNPGVGYYIVSTRVPFKHNIFLLFNEFNEFKEDIYNSFMETVGNSATVDLYFHNYNRKVFETLVNNANHKYTTYIIMSGKFADIGPLLESLSGNVFLLDHYHSELKGKYSSVFQNFEKDTYEALVYGLSNLRKYKHIVMVQKDSKEPFERYDGLRAFCKEHGFTHECIGEIQGREIVKQEVFMVVNDRDLVNLLKQADRQQLVPGKDFGIISYNDTPLKEVLAGGITTLSTDFKLMGRTMASLINKKTIETIENPWNLNIRNSL; this comes from the coding sequence ATGAAAAGCAATAAATCAAAATATAAGTTGGTAGTTGATTATGTGATCGACGGGATTAATGAAGGACGATTAAAGAAAGGTGCCTGGATACCTTCTCTTAATGAATTTAGAGAAATGTACGGCTTGTCTCGTGATACTGTTTTTTCCGGAATACGAGAATTGAAATCGAGAGGTATCATTAAATCGAATCCTGGAGTCGGGTATTATATCGTAAGTACGCGTGTTCCGTTCAAACACAATATATTTCTGCTTTTCAATGAGTTCAATGAATTTAAAGAAGATATTTATAATTCTTTTATGGAGACAGTAGGCAATTCAGCTACTGTTGATCTTTATTTTCATAACTATAATCGGAAGGTGTTTGAGACTTTGGTGAATAATGCAAACCATAAATATACTACCTATATTATAATGTCCGGCAAATTTGCCGATATTGGTCCTTTACTGGAGAGTTTATCCGGAAACGTATTTCTACTCGATCATTATCACTCGGAATTGAAAGGGAAATATTCGTCTGTATTCCAGAACTTTGAAAAAGATACTTATGAAGCATTAGTGTATGGTCTGTCCAACTTGCGAAAGTACAAGCATATTGTAATGGTTCAGAAAGATTCGAAAGAACCTTTTGAACGTTATGACGGATTACGGGCTTTTTGTAAAGAGCATGGCTTTACGCATGAGTGCATTGGCGAAATTCAGGGAAGGGAGATTGTAAAGCAGGAGGTGTTTATGGTTGTTAATGATAGAGACTTGGTCAATTTGTTGAAGCAGGCTGACCGTCAGCAGTTAGTTCCGGGAAAAGATTTCGGTATTATATCTTATAATGATACCCCTTTGAAAGAAGTGCTGGCAGGAGGGATTACTACTCTTTCTACTGATTTCAAATTGATGGGACGCACGATGGCTTCTCTTATTAATAAAAAAACGATTGAGACAATTGAGAATCCTTGGAATTTAAATATTCGTAATTCACTATAA
- a CDS encoding putative transporter, with product MDWLQSLLWDPSSVAHIVFLYAFVVAAGVYLGKIKIFGVSLGVTFVLFAGILMGHFGFTADTHILHFIREFGLILFVFCIGLQVGPSFFSSFKKGGMTLNLLAVGIVVLNIAVALGLYYLWNGRVELPMMVGILYGAVTNTPGLGAANEALNQLSYNGPQIALGYACAYPLGVVGIIGSIIAIRYIFRVNMTKEEESLKTQSGDAHHKPHMMSLEVRNESISGKTLIEIKEFLGRNFVCSRIRHEGHVSIPNHETIFNMGDQLFIVCSEEDAPAITVFIGKEVELDWEKQDLPMVSRRILVTKPEINGKTLGSMHFRSMYGVNVTRVNRSGMDLFADPNLILQVGDRVMVVGQQDAVERVAGVLGNQLKRLDTPNIVTIFVGIFLGILLGSLPIAFPGMPTPLKLGLAGGPLVVAILIGRFGHKLHLVTYTTMSANLMLREIGIVLFLASVGIDAGANFVQTVVEGDGLLYVGCGFLITVIPLLIIGAIARLYYKVNYFTLMGLIAGSNTDPPALAYANQVTSSDAPAVGYSTVYPLSMFLRILTGQMILLAMM from the coding sequence ATGGATTGGTTACAAAGTTTATTGTGGGACCCTAGCTCCGTAGCGCACATTGTATTCCTCTACGCTTTTGTAGTGGCAGCCGGTGTGTATCTCGGTAAAATAAAGATATTCGGAGTATCTTTGGGAGTCACTTTTGTTTTGTTTGCCGGCATCCTAATGGGACATTTCGGCTTCACAGCCGATACACACATCCTACATTTCATCCGAGAATTCGGATTGATCTTGTTCGTATTCTGTATCGGTCTTCAGGTGGGGCCATCATTCTTCTCTTCTTTCAAAAAGGGGGGAATGACATTGAACCTGTTGGCTGTAGGCATCGTAGTGTTAAATATTGCTGTTGCATTGGGGCTTTATTACCTCTGGAACGGTCGTGTGGAACTGCCGATGATGGTAGGTATCCTCTACGGAGCTGTGACGAACACTCCGGGACTTGGTGCCGCCAATGAGGCCCTGAACCAGTTGAGCTACAACGGACCGCAGATTGCACTGGGTTATGCCTGTGCGTATCCGCTGGGTGTGGTAGGTATCATCGGTTCTATCATAGCTATCCGTTACATCTTCCGCGTCAATATGACCAAAGAGGAAGAGAGCCTGAAAACTCAGAGCGGAGACGCGCACCACAAGCCGCACATGATGAGCCTTGAGGTACGCAATGAGTCTATCAGCGGAAAAACACTGATTGAAATCAAAGAATTTCTGGGACGCAACTTTGTTTGCTCCCGTATCCGTCACGAAGGACACGTAAGTATTCCGAACCACGAAACGATATTCAATATGGGCGACCAGTTGTTTATTGTCTGTTCGGAAGAAGATGCTCCCGCCATCACCGTATTTATCGGAAAAGAAGTCGAACTGGACTGGGAGAAGCAGGATCTTCCGATGGTTTCCCGCCGTATTCTGGTTACTAAACCGGAAATTAACGGAAAAACGCTCGGTTCCATGCACTTCCGTAGTATGTATGGTGTCAACGTGACCCGTGTCAACCGTTCCGGTATGGACCTGTTCGCTGATCCGAACCTGATATTGCAGGTAGGTGACCGCGTAATGGTAGTAGGTCAGCAAGATGCGGTAGAGCGTGTAGCTGGTGTTTTGGGTAACCAACTGAAACGTCTGGACACACCGAATATCGTTACTATCTTCGTAGGTATCTTCTTAGGTATTCTTTTAGGAAGTCTTCCGATTGCATTCCCCGGTATGCCGACTCCTTTGAAATTAGGTTTGGCCGGTGGTCCGTTGGTGGTAGCTATCCTGATCGGACGTTTCGGACACAAACTTCATTTGGTGACTTACACCACAATGAGTGCCAACCTGATGCTGCGCGAAATCGGTATTGTGCTATTCCTTGCCAGTGTAGGTATAGATGCGGGTGCCAACTTTGTGCAAACAGTTGTAGAAGGCGACGGCTTACTGTATGTAGGCTGTGGTTTCCTGATCACTGTCATCCCGTTGCTTATCATCGGTGCAATTGCAAGACTATATTATAAGGTAAACTACTTCACTCTGATGGGATTGATAGCCGGTAGTAATACGGACCCTCCCGCATTGGCTTATGCCAATCAGGTGACATCCAGTGATGCACCGGCAGTAGGATATTCTACTGTTTATCCATTATCTATGTTCCTTCGTATCCTGACGGGACAGATGATATTACTGGCGATGATGTAA
- a CDS encoding YncE family protein: MKRILLSVLFIVFCLTAFVGCMKWDYGKMEPFRATGDGLFIMNEGNFQYGNATLSYYDPETKKVENEIFYRANAMKLGDVAQSMIVRDTIGWVVVNNSHVIFAISTNTFKEVGRITGLTSPRYIHFISDEKAYITQIWDYRIFIVNPKTYQITGYIECPDMTMETGSTEQMVQYGKYVYVNCWSYQNRILKIDTTTDKVVDQLTVGIQPTSLVMDKNFKMWTITDGGYKGSPYGYEEPSLYRIDAETFKIEKQFKFQLGDAPSEVQLNGAGDELYWINKDIWRMSVDEERVPVRPFLKYRDTKYYGLTVSPKNGDVYVADAIDYQQQGMIYRYTEDGELVDEFYVGIIPGAFCWK; the protein is encoded by the coding sequence ATGAAACGAATTTTACTTTCTGTTTTATTTATTGTCTTCTGTCTGACGGCTTTTGTCGGTTGTATGAAATGGGATTATGGCAAGATGGAGCCTTTCAGGGCTACAGGAGATGGACTTTTCATTATGAATGAGGGGAATTTTCAATACGGTAATGCTACCTTATCTTATTATGATCCGGAAACGAAAAAGGTGGAGAATGAGATCTTTTACCGGGCTAATGCGATGAAGTTGGGTGATGTAGCGCAATCAATGATTGTCCGGGATACTATTGGATGGGTGGTAGTGAATAATTCTCATGTAATCTTCGCTATTAGCACCAATACATTCAAAGAGGTGGGACGCATTACGGGACTTACTTCTCCACGCTATATTCATTTTATTTCGGATGAGAAAGCTTATATTACACAAATATGGGATTATCGTATTTTTATTGTCAATCCCAAAACTTATCAGATAACCGGATATATCGAATGTCCGGATATGACGATGGAAACAGGCTCGACAGAGCAAATGGTGCAGTATGGCAAGTATGTGTATGTGAATTGCTGGTCTTATCAGAATCGTATATTAAAGATAGATACTACAACGGACAAGGTGGTAGATCAGCTTACTGTAGGTATACAACCTACTTCTCTAGTGATGGATAAGAACTTCAAGATGTGGACGATTACTGATGGAGGGTATAAAGGAAGTCCATACGGATATGAGGAGCCGTCGCTTTATCGCATTGATGCCGAGACATTTAAAATAGAGAAACAATTTAAGTTTCAGTTGGGAGATGCTCCTTCGGAAGTACAGCTTAATGGTGCGGGTGATGAGCTTTACTGGATTAACAAAGATATCTGGCGTATGTCTGTCGATGAAGAACGTGTTCCCGTACGTCCTTTCCTCAAGTATCGTGATACGAAGTATTATGGGTTGACAGTTAGTCCGAAAAACGGAGATGTCTATGTGGCTGACGCCATTGACTATCAGCAACAGGGGATGATTTATCGCTATACGGAGGATGGGGAACTTGTGGATGAGTTTTATGTTGGAATTATTCCCGGAGCATTTTGTTGGAAGTAA
- a CDS encoding AAA family ATPase: MSGNYVINIGRQLGSGGKEIGEKLAARLGIDFYDKELINLASEESGLCKEFFEKADEKASQGIIGGLFGMRFPFISEGAMPCTNCLSNDALFKVQSDVIRRLAAEKSCVFVGRCADYILREHPRCANVFISATKEDRIARLCQMHRIDEEAAEEMIEKADKRRSEYYNYYSYKTWGAAATYHLCVDSSSLGIEETVRFVEEFVAKKLQIGM; the protein is encoded by the coding sequence ATGAGCGGTAATTATGTTATCAATATCGGTCGCCAGTTAGGTAGCGGCGGAAAAGAAATAGGAGAGAAGTTGGCTGCCCGTTTGGGAATCGACTTTTATGATAAGGAACTGATCAATCTGGCTTCCGAAGAGAGCGGCTTATGTAAGGAGTTCTTCGAAAAAGCTGATGAAAAAGCCTCGCAAGGCATTATCGGCGGACTGTTCGGTATGCGTTTTCCTTTCATCAGTGAAGGGGCAATGCCATGTACCAACTGTCTGAGCAATGATGCTTTATTTAAGGTGCAGAGTGATGTTATCCGTCGTCTGGCGGCAGAGAAATCCTGTGTGTTCGTCGGACGTTGTGCCGACTATATTTTACGGGAACATCCCCGTTGTGCAAATGTCTTTATCTCGGCTACTAAAGAAGATCGTATCGCACGGTTGTGTCAGATGCATCGTATTGATGAGGAGGCGGCGGAAGAGATGATAGAAAAAGCGGATAAGAGACGTTCGGAGTATTATAATTACTACAGTTATAAAACATGGGGAGCAGCGGCTACTTATCATTTGTGTGTTGATTCCTCTTCTTTGGGGATTGAGGAGACGGTGCGGTTTGTGGAAGAGTTTGTGGCTAAAAAACTACAGATTGGAATGTAA
- the scpA gene encoding methylmalonyl-CoA mutase has translation MRKDFKNLDIYAAFQPANGAEWQKANGISADWNTPEHIDVKPVYTKEDLEGMEHLGYAAGLPPYLRGPYSVMYTLRPWTIRQYAGFSTAEESNAFYRRNLASGQKGLSVAFDLATHRGYDPDHERVVGDVGKAGVSICSLENMKVLFDGIPLSKMSVSMTMNGAVLPIMAFYINAGLEQGAKLEEMAGTIQNDILKEFMVRNTYIYPPAFSMKIISDIFEYTSQKMPKFNSISISGYHMQEAGATADIELAYTLADGLEYLRAGTAAGIDIDAFAPRLSFFWAIGTNHFMEIAKMRAARMLWAKIVKQFNPKNPKSLALRTHSQTSGWSLTEQDPFNNVGRTCIEAMAAALGHTQSLHTNALDEAIALPTDFSARIARNTQIYIQEETYICKNVDPWGGSYYVEALTNELAHKAWERIEEVEKLGGMAKAIETGIPKMRIEEAAARTQARIDSGSQTIVGVNKYRLEKEAPIDILEIDNTAVRLEQIENLKRLKEGRNQAEVDKALAAITECVETGKGNLLELAVEAARVRATLGEISYACEKVVGRYKAIIRTISGVYSSESKNDGDFKRACELAEKFAKKEGRQPRIMVAKMGQDGHDRGAKVVATGYADCGFDVDMGPLFQTPAEAAREAVENDVHVVGVSSLAAGHKTLIPQIMEELKKLGREDIVVIAGGVIPAQDYDFLYKAGVAAIFGPGTPVAKAACQILEILMDEE, from the coding sequence ATGAGAAAAGATTTTAAAAACTTAGATATATATGCTGCATTTCAGCCCGCTAACGGTGCTGAATGGCAAAAGGCTAACGGTATTTCCGCTGATTGGAATACACCGGAACACATTGACGTGAAGCCTGTTTATACAAAAGAGGACCTCGAAGGAATGGAACACCTCGGCTATGCTGCCGGACTTCCTCCTTATCTGCGTGGTCCGTATTCAGTGATGTACACTCTTCGCCCCTGGACTATCCGTCAGTACGCCGGATTCTCTACTGCCGAAGAATCAAATGCTTTCTATCGCCGTAACCTGGCTTCCGGTCAGAAAGGTTTGTCCGTAGCATTTGACTTGGCTACTCACCGCGGTTATGACCCCGATCACGAACGTGTGGTAGGTGACGTAGGTAAGGCTGGTGTATCTATCTGTTCACTCGAAAACATGAAAGTTTTGTTCGACGGTATTCCTTTGAGCAAGATGTCCGTGTCTATGACGATGAACGGTGCGGTACTTCCGATTATGGCATTCTATATTAATGCAGGTCTGGAACAGGGTGCTAAACTCGAAGAAATGGCCGGTACTATCCAGAATGATATTCTGAAAGAGTTCATGGTGCGTAATACCTATATCTATCCGCCTGCATTCTCTATGAAGATTATTTCCGATATTTTCGAATATACTTCGCAGAAGATGCCTAAGTTCAACTCCATCTCTATCTCCGGTTACCACATGCAGGAAGCAGGTGCGACGGCAGATATCGAGCTGGCTTATACATTGGCCGACGGTCTGGAATATCTGCGTGCCGGAACAGCGGCAGGTATCGATATCGATGCGTTCGCTCCCCGTCTGTCTTTCTTCTGGGCGATTGGTACCAATCACTTCATGGAAATCGCGAAGATGCGTGCTGCCCGTATGTTGTGGGCTAAGATTGTAAAACAATTCAATCCGAAGAATCCGAAATCACTGGCATTGCGTACACACTCTCAGACTTCCGGCTGGTCGCTGACAGAACAAGACCCGTTCAATAACGTAGGACGTACTTGTATCGAAGCCATGGCTGCCGCTTTGGGACATACACAGTCTTTGCATACCAATGCGCTGGATGAGGCTATTGCCCTACCGACAGACTTCTCCGCACGTATTGCCCGTAATACTCAGATTTATATTCAGGAAGAAACCTATATCTGTAAGAACGTTGACCCATGGGGCGGTTCTTACTACGTAGAAGCTCTGACCAACGAACTGGCTCACAAGGCTTGGGAACGTATCGAGGAAGTAGAAAAACTGGGTGGTATGGCGAAAGCTATCGAGACCGGTATTCCTAAGATGCGTATCGAAGAGGCTGCTGCTCGTACGCAGGCCCGTATCGACAGCGGTTCTCAGACTATTGTTGGTGTGAACAAATATCGTCTGGAAAAAGAAGCTCCGATTGATATCCTTGAGATTGATAACACGGCAGTTCGTCTTGAACAGATCGAGAACCTGAAACGTTTGAAAGAAGGACGTAACCAGGCAGAAGTGGACAAAGCACTGGCAGCCATCACCGAATGCGTGGAGACCGGTAAGGGTAACTTGCTGGAACTGGCTGTAGAAGCTGCTCGTGTTCGTGCAACGCTGGGTGAAATCTCCTATGCTTGCGAAAAGGTTGTAGGACGTTATAAAGCAATAATTAGAACAATATCAGGCGTGTATTCATCAGAAAGTAAAAACGATGGCGACTTCAAGCGTGCATGTGAACTGGCTGAGAAGTTTGCTAAGAAAGAGGGACGTCAACCTCGTATTATGGTTGCGAAGATGGGACAGGACGGTCACGACCGTGGTGCCAAAGTGGTAGCAACCGGTTATGCAGACTGTGGCTTCGACGTAGACATGGGACCATTGTTCCAGACTCCGGCGGAAGCTGCCCGTGAAGCTGTAGAAAATGACGTTCACGTAGTAGGTGTTTCTTCATTGGCTGCCGGACACAAGACGTTGATTCCGCAGATTATGGAAGAACTGAAAAAGCTGGGTCGTGAAGATATCGTGGTAATTGCCGGCGGTGTTATCCCTGCACAGGATTATGACTTCCTGTATAAGGCAGGTGTAGCTGCTATTTTCGGTCCCGGTACTCCGGTAGCGAAGGCTGCTTGCCAGATTCTGGAAATCCTGATGGATGAAGAATAA
- the mutA gene encoding methylmalonyl-CoA mutase small subunit, producing the protein MADKKEKLFSDFSPVSTEQWMEKVTADLKGADFEKKLVWKTNEGFKVKPFYRMEDLEGLKTTDALPGEFPYLRGTKKSNNEWLVRQEIKVECPKEANAKALDILNKGVDSLSFHVKAKELNAEYIETLLNGIQAECVELNFSTCQGHVVELAGLLVAYFQKKDYDVKKLRGSVNYDFFNKMLTRGKEKGDMVQTAKALIEAIQPLPFYRVLNVNAISLNNAGAYISQELGYALAWGNEYMNQLTDAGIPAATVAKKIKFNFGISSNYFLEIAKFRAARMLWANIVASYHPECLRDCDNKGANGECRCAAKMAVHAETSTFNLTLFDAHVNLLRTQTEAMSAALAGVDSMTVVPFDKTYSTPDEFSERLARNQQLLLKEESHFDKVIDPAAGSYYIENLTVSIAKQAWELFLAVEEAGGFYAALKAGTVQAAVNESNKARHKAVAQRREVLLGTNQFPNFNEKAGEKQPIEAKCCCGGDAHTCEKDVDTLVFDRAASEFEALRLETEASGKRPKAFMLTIGNLAMRQARAQYSCNFLACAGYEVIDNLGFETVEAGVEAAMAAKADIVVLCSSDDEYAEYAVPAFKALDGRAMFIVAGAPACMDELKAAGIENFIHVRVNVLDTLKEFNAKLLK; encoded by the coding sequence ATGGCAGACAAAAAAGAAAAACTCTTCTCAGACTTTTCTCCTGTCTCCACCGAACAATGGATGGAGAAGGTTACAGCCGACTTGAAAGGTGCTGATTTTGAGAAGAAGCTCGTTTGGAAGACAAACGAAGGGTTCAAAGTGAAACCTTTCTACCGGATGGAAGATCTGGAGGGTTTGAAAACAACAGATGCACTTCCCGGAGAATTTCCCTATCTGAGAGGCACCAAGAAGAGCAATAATGAGTGGCTGGTTCGCCAGGAAATCAAAGTTGAATGTCCGAAGGAAGCCAATGCCAAAGCACTGGATATTCTGAACAAAGGTGTGGATTCACTTTCTTTCCACGTAAAAGCGAAAGAACTCAATGCGGAATACATTGAAACACTGTTGAATGGTATTCAGGCTGAGTGTGTAGAACTGAACTTCTCTACTTGTCAGGGACATGTGGTTGAATTGGCTGGTCTGCTGGTGGCTTATTTCCAGAAGAAGGATTATGACGTGAAGAAACTGAGAGGTTCTGTCAATTATGACTTCTTTAACAAGATGCTGACTCGCGGTAAAGAAAAAGGCGATATGGTTCAAACTGCCAAAGCCCTGATCGAAGCTATCCAACCGCTTCCTTTCTATCGTGTACTGAATGTAAATGCAATCTCGCTGAACAATGCCGGAGCTTACATTTCTCAGGAATTGGGCTATGCATTGGCATGGGGTAATGAATACATGAACCAGCTGACAGACGCAGGTATCCCTGCTGCTACAGTTGCCAAGAAAATTAAGTTCAACTTCGGTATCAGTTCCAACTACTTCCTTGAAATCGCTAAATTCCGTGCAGCACGTATGCTGTGGGCAAACATCGTAGCTTCCTACCATCCTGAATGCCTGCGTGATTGCGACAATAAGGGGGCTAATGGAGAATGTCGTTGTGCTGCGAAGATGGCGGTTCATGCCGAAACTTCCACTTTCAATCTTACTTTGTTTGATGCTCATGTGAACTTGCTTCGTACACAGACTGAAGCGATGAGTGCTGCATTGGCCGGTGTGGATTCAATGACAGTCGTTCCGTTCGATAAGACTTATTCGACTCCGGATGAATTCTCTGAACGCCTTGCACGTAACCAGCAGTTGTTACTGAAAGAAGAATCTCATTTTGATAAGGTGATTGACCCGGCTGCCGGTTCTTATTATATCGAGAATCTGACAGTGTCTATCGCTAAACAGGCGTGGGAACTCTTCCTTGCCGTAGAAGAGGCAGGCGGTTTCTATGCTGCATTGAAAGCCGGTACAGTTCAGGCAGCAGTGAACGAAAGCAACAAGGCCCGTCATAAAGCAGTTGCTCAACGTCGTGAAGTGCTGCTGGGTACCAACCAGTTCCCGAACTTCAATGAAAAAGCAGGTGAGAAACAGCCGATAGAAGCAAAATGCTGCTGCGGAGGTGATGCTCATACTTGCGAGAAAGATGTGGATACTTTGGTATTCGACCGTGCAGCCAGCGAATTTGAGGCATTACGCCTTGAAACGGAGGCTTCCGGCAAACGTCCGAAAGCGTTCATGCTGACTATCGGTAATCTGGCTATGCGTCAGGCACGTGCGCAATACTCTTGCAACTTCCTCGCTTGTGCCGGATATGAAGTTATTGACAATCTCGGATTCGAAACGGTGGAAGCCGGAGTAGAAGCTGCTATGGCTGCTAAAGCTGACATTGTAGTTCTCTGTTCAAGCGATGACGAATATGCGGAATATGCGGTGCCGGCTTTCAAAGCATTGGACGGCCGTGCTATGTTTATCGTAGCAGGTGCTCCCGCCTGTATGGATGAACTGAAGGCAGCAGGTATCGAGAACTTCATCCACGTGCGTGTCAACGTATTGGATACCTTGAAAGAGTTTAACGCCAAACTATTGAAGTAA